In Sulfuriferula plumbiphila, the genomic window TCCCACTCTGCCGCGTATGCACTGGTGGCTTATCACACCGCGTATTTGAAGGCGCATCACCCGGCGGCGTTCATGGCCGCCACCCTGTCGGCGGACATGGACGACACCGACAAGGTGAAGAATTTCTACGAAGACACGGTGGCCAATGGTCTGGAAGTGCTGCCGCCGGACATTAATCTGTCCGGTTACCGGTTCGCGCCGGAAAACGACAAACAGATCCGCTACGGTCTGGGTGCCATCAAAGGCACCGGTGAGGCGGCGATCAGCGCCATTGTCGCAGCACGCCAAAAAGACGGCGCGTTCAAGGATTTGTTCGACCTGGCGCAGCGCGTGGACAAGCGCAGCGTGAATCGGCGTACCCTGGAATCGCTGATCCGCGCTGGCGCGTTCGACAGCCTCAACGACCATCGCGCGGCGCTGCTGGCCTCGGTAGGCATGGCGCTGGAGCTGGCCGGGCAGGCCGCCGCCGACATCAACCAGGTGAGCCTGTTCGGCGACTTCGACAGTCATCCCGACACACAGCCGATGCTGGCGGATGTGCCGCGCTGGCACGAGAAAGAAAAACTGCTGCAGGAAAAAACCGCACTGGGCTTTTATTACAGCGGCCACCCGTTCGACGCTTACGCGCCTGAGCTGGCGGGATTTGCCAAGTTGCGCCTGAAGGACGTTGCCCCCAGCCCGCAGCCGGTGTTGCTGGCGGGCATTATTTCGGCGTTGCGCACACAGATGACGCGGCGCGGCAAAATGGCTTTTGTACAACTTGATGACGGCACAGCAGCCCTCGAGGTGCCGGTGTTCAACGAAGTGTTCGAGCGCCACCGCGAGTGGCTCAAGGAAGACCACCTGCTGCTGGTGGAAGGCAAGGTGTCGAAAGATGACTACTCCGGCGGCCTGCGCGTGATGGTGGACAAGCTCTATGACCTCACCGCTGCGCGCACCCGTTATGCCAAATCACTCAAGCTCGCCATGAATGGGCAATCCGGCGCCATCCGGCTATTGGACATACTGCAACCGTACCGCACCCATGAAGGGGGGTGCCCGGTACGGATCGCATATCACAACGGTACGGCTGCCTGCGAACTGGCACTGGGTGACAACTGGCGCGTGGCGCTGCACGATGGTTTGCTTGAAGGGCTGAGTGGTTGGCTCAGCCGCGATAATGTAAGGGTCGAGTTCTGAGCCAGGTTCCAGACAAATTAAAACGGGTGGTTGTTACACCCATTTTTTATTCATCAAATAAATCAAATAGATAATGATTTCTGATTGACATGTATCAACATGGGGAGAAAAAACAATTGACAAGAAAGTAATAATATTAGAAAATACTTATAACGCTGATCTTCAGCTCTTTCCCAAGAGCTCAGTGTTGTCTCCTCCTCCTCCTTAATAAGAGGATTTCGCCCGGCAACGATTACGCGCCGGGCATTTTTTTGCCCTGAATTTCAAGAAAAATCTGATCGGCCACGCCATTTTGGCAGGCCAGAGATCATTTATCCCTCTCCATTTCGCCGGGATGCGCATGCTCTGTCGCCAGATTGTAGACACGCAACAAATCTTCCTCGCTCACGTCGATGTAGGACTGAATCTCCGACAAGGCATAGACCAGGTCACTGTGCCGAATAAGATATTTTTCCGGCAGATGCAGATGGGATTCCACGTCCGCTACGTGAGCTTCCTGTCTAGCGCGCAATAGCTGGTTAAAGACCATCGCTACCGCTACCAGAATGCCGGCATTCACCAGGATAGGAAAGAGTATGTAATCCAGTCCCATCGCGTGAATCTCCGGTCCGCCCATCACTGCGATTAAAGCAGTGGCGCCGCCCGGCGGATGGATGCAATGCAAGTAGTACATACAGACGATGGCCAGCCCGAGTGCCAGCGGTGTGGCAATGAATAGATTGGGTACTAGCCAGGCACACGCAATCCCGATGAGGGCGGAGATAACATGGCCACCCAGAACTGCCCACGGCGTGGAAAATGCACTATGCGGGGCGGCAAAAAGCAATACTGCACTGGCACCCATCGACGCCACGATCAGAATTGCATGATGACCAGGAACCAGCTGGCTGATCCATAGCGTCATGGCAATACCCACTGCGCCACCCAAGCCGGAAATCCATTTTTCACGGTGACCGGGCAAGGGCAACTGGTACGAGAAAGTAATGCCTAGGTTTTTTATTATGTGCTTCATTGATGACGATGCTTTATACGATAGTGTTGGATT contains:
- a CDS encoding HPP family protein, coding for MKHIIKNLGITFSYQLPLPGHREKWISGLGGAVGIAMTLWISQLVPGHHAILIVASMGASAVLLFAAPHSAFSTPWAVLGGHVISALIGIACAWLVPNLFIATPLALGLAIVCMYYLHCIHPPGGATALIAVMGGPEIHAMGLDYILFPILVNAGILVAVAMVFNQLLRARQEAHVADVESHLHLPEKYLIRHSDLVYALSEIQSYIDVSEEDLLRVYNLATEHAHPGEMERDK